The genomic window CAGCAGGCACAGCCTCCAGCTACCAACAAACTGCAGTAAATAAACTAAACTAAGTTAGAATATCCATTTACTTGTTTGTGTCATGTGGTACTTTTGGTGTTGCAAAGGGTTATGCAAATCCTTTTTCATGCTGACAAGGAAGTGCGAGAAGCTGTAGCTGTTCCATACCACAGGACTGGGCAGAACAGAAACGCTGCTGACATTAAAGGCAAGAGGAGAATCCGCCTGCCTTCCCCACAGTGGCAGGCTGAGCTATTTCATAACAAACTTTGTCAAATTCCTGTGTACTGGCTCATATCCTACATAAAAACATGCATGCTGAGAGGATCACTACTAGAATGCGTGTTCACTTTCACATGCCATCAAAATGCCAAGAGCTAAACTGCCCATCCGATTGAAAAGGCTGGTTTGAGCTTGCAATACATTCCTCATGATTCCTCCCCCACATCAGGACTCTCTCAGTTGACTGTTACCACAGCTTTTCCAGATAAGCGTCCAGGTGTTCATCTGTGTGTGTAAGTTTAAAAACTAGATCACTCCTCAGGacagacattttcattttctctgtcttcgttcttttttcccaaataatAGATATCCGTATCTAAAGTTCCTAACGGTAGTAACTCAAATACCTGCATTATCAATACTTCTCAAGCGTGAAAAGATGCAGAGAATCCTCAGCTTTCACTGACCTAACTAGACATGTCAAGTTCCCTAATTTATAGTCATGGCTCACTTCCAAGACAGCTAAGTATATGTTCTGAAATTTTTTGGTTTTCCAAAAATCCTGATTTGGGGATCCCCTGTGTGACTTGGGGCACAGAGGTGGCATTCCAGAAGGAATGGCATTTCAGGAGAGACAGCCCACCCCAACGGCTACTCACCAGACTGCTTTTGCTGAGGTATCTTGGGAGCTTCTCAAACACAGACTAACTTTTTAACTGTACAGATTAGCCAGCTAATGGACagcaattaacaaaacaaacccaactttTGTCTTACTCTTCAGTAGGTTTCCTTTTCAATTAGCTTTCTGAGAAGTTAGAAGgctaggagattttttttttttgcagaattaCAGATGGTGATTCGCAAACTGTGAGGACAAGTTTCCAAAAAACCTGGCTTTTGATTACCTCACTATGTGCTTTGGACTTGCccccttttcattttcctctcccATGGAACTCCAACCTTTGAAAACACTTCCATTTTTGAGATTTGCTCACAAAAGCAATTATACTTAAAAAGGATGCCCTACTTATAAAGTTTCTGGAACCTAAGATTTAGCCATTGGACTAAGTTCCTGAAGAAATGGTAAAATGGAAGAGTAACAAACTAAGGAAATTACTGTCTCTTCATTATCAGAAAGCACAAACAACTTATGGATATTTTGGAATGCGCTGAACAGGAAGTGGATGAGTTAGAGAAATGGGGTATTATTCCAGTGGAAGAAGTTAAGATAAGAAGAAGAATGAAACAGATAATGTTTGCTATTTTTGGACAGTGACAGCTAGCTCTTGCAGAGCTGAAAAATGTCTAAAGGTTAGAAGAATTTAGGCAAATGGGAGGATATAACAGAAGAACAGAAGTTTTCCTTGGTGTAAAATACTTGAAAGGTGCTTCAGCCTGTGTTTTCCTTAATGACTTGAAAACATTGGATAAGATACAAGATCACTAAATTTCAGCATCTTAGAATActcttttgttgttatttgtcACCACTACTACCTCAAGCAATGAACTTTACAAACACAAAGGATCCTCATCATCCCCATCTCAAAGTCtgaaaattgaaaaagaaactcTCCTAGGAAACCTTACATCGACTCACTGACTTTAGCAATAGATGAAGCTGCTTTGCAGAAGCCCCTGCGTTTGTTCGGTTTGGTTGGAGGTAAAAGGCCATTTCCAGATATACGTGTGTTCTAGTATAACCATGTATCTTTGACAAAGAGCAGGAAAATACACTTTCCCAAACATGCCTTGGTACCAAATTCTAGCATTTCAAAAACTCAGTACAGCCAGCAATTTGAGATtatttgttcccccccccccccccccccaacaggaaattaaatgaaaaaaacacattctgcAATCTACTGACCTAGAAAAAACAGTGGGCTCTTATCTGTAAAATGACCACACAGCCAACCCCCTTCTCTTTCtcacagctggagagactgaagTTAACTGAAGACAGTTAACTACCTCAGCAACTTGTTTTGTTAAAATACCTGCCTACCAGCTCTTCGCTGGCTGATACAGAGAACAATACCACGTCTTCTTATAAAACCTATCTCTGCCTCACTAAAACTGAGTTGGAACTCCAAACTAATTCAGAGAGTTAAAAGTAAGGAATTATTGGTCACAACATTTCCACACAGGGAAAGGGTGACAAGCTTCTTGCTGTTAGATTCAGTTTGAACTGAAGTTATTGCAGGTGTTGACCTCagtcttttgtttttcctctagtTAACAAAGCAGGATGTCAACATGTGCGAGACAGTTCACATTTTTCCAGTCTTACAAGTTAAATTATTACTAAAATTGATGAGCTTCTAGTGGCAACAGATGGGAACTTTCACATGCCAAAAtgtaaaagaggaagagaaagttTAAGTGGAACAATAACAAAATCTGTTTAAACAAACACTGTCAAAACCCCTAGATTTGTAGCTGCAGCTGATTCCATTTCCTCCCGTTTCCTTATTCAGGAGATTCAACATATACCTCTATATAGATTATATTAGAACTAATTATGATTTTATATTAGAACTGATCACTGAAACAACTGCTCTGTAGCTAAGGTATGGTAGCACCAAAAGAATTAGAGCTCTTCATGTCTGTGATGATACAAAGTCTGCATTGCCAAGAGCATGCAGTTTTGATCATCACGTGTTTGTAATTCAGGTTTTACACCAACTTCCAAAGTACTTGTGTTGGAACTGTGGTCAGAAGCTAGAATGTATCAAAGTACCTTCCCATCCACAAGCTGGCCTGACAGGATGACACAGTTGTCAAATTCTCAGCACCTTCTCCAGAAGTACCACTCTGTGCAAGAACTCCTGCTGCTTGACCGGTGATGTCTTTATAAAGTTGAATGAACTGATACAAGTTCAAGATTCTGGAAGTTTCCACGATGCCACTTGTTTTATTTATCTTAAGATATAAGAATTGTTTACCATTacaaatcagatttttatttgaCATTGCTCAAAATTCTTTTACTGCACTGCGATTCTCATGGCAGTGTGGCATTCAGCCACCTTCCCAAGTGTCCATCACTACGTCAGCAAATTGCAGCCTCCTTCAGTAGGAGTTAGGACCTGCAAACACAGCTGTTTCATCACGACGAATACATTTTTAGGGCAAGACAATTACCATCACTACTCAAATGAATTAAGTTGTGAGTAGGGTCCTAATGCCTAAAAAATGGGCTAAACTtagaacaaagaacagaaaaaatagtCATTTCATACTTGAACCTAAAGCAGCCTACAATGATGGCTGCCTTAATGAAAACTTAGAGCAAACAGAAAATTACAAACTGTGAGTTTCAAACAAAGTCTGACAGTTGGCTTGGGTGAAGCTGCCTGTTAAAGTTGCTCAGAGGATTCAGGACTGTTTAAGGCTGTTACTTGAGAGGATACAGAGAGGAAAAACCTCCTGATAAGGAAGAGAAAACTTACTAAGTTCTGTCACGGTCTTCAAACTGAGTTAAACATTTAACTTTTACATTGGTTTTCTAAGGAGACAGGATACATATGGTTATACCAGCTCAACTAATACTGCTTGGAATTGCGGACTAACTTCGACTACTACCAATCTATATAGTTCTGCTTGTTGTACTATTTGATTACCATGACTTGACCTCACAAATCATCTGAATTCATAACTAATGGGCTGTAAGCACTCCACTGGAAGAGATCATTCCTTTAAACttaattatgaaaatgtttttgttaacCTGCTTTTTGCAGAAACTTAGAATTTAGATGTCATTTATCTCATATAGTATCCATGAATACATCATCTGTATCAAAATATATACTTAAAGTATTTGTAGTGTTGGATTTTACCCGTGACAATCCTCAAATATCTGTACACAAAACCCCATCAAATCAAAAATTTCAACAGTCTTACTTTAGTACATATTATCCGAACGACCACCTTCCAGAAAGCAGAAGAATCAGAACCAGGCTGCACTTCAAATAACAAATGTTTGTCTTGTCCAGAAGCCAGTTTTGcagtactgaaaaaaagaaacacagttttacaCCACGTGCTAGACATGCAAAGATCAGCAACCTCAGCCACTGTGGTATTATTTATTGTTCACCTATGTACTCTTCATTCTTAAAGAGATTTTATCAATACTGCCTAGAGACATGAAATGAAAGAATAAGGACCTTCTTAGTATGTCATTAAGTATAAAATACAGCCTCCATTTCACTTTAAATTGCAAGTAAATTTCAGAAAATGATGTGCAAGTCTTTTGATCCAGTATCAGCAAGAAAGTGTCCTTTATAGGCAATTTATATATACTTCCACTGTTTGTTGCAGTAATCATACAGTCTTGTGGCCCAATCTAAAGAGGCTACTTCCTTACCACATACGTAAGAGAAGCACACAAGTACCAACACATGCTGCTGAGGTGTGTTTTTGCTGATATATATTAATAATGAAGCAGTCAGGGGAAAGCTTCGGGTGACCCTGAGATTTTTGTATATTGTTTTTAATGGAACACAGACACAAAGGTCTCTTCTGTAAGAATCGAAACAATGTTACATTCAGGCTgaactgtaaaaaaatttttaaaagccttgaaTAACAATGATATTTTGGAGTTAAATATACTGCGTTATGCTCAGATTCTCAGGCAAAACGTAAAGTGATGTTCTTCAAAATCTATTTCCGTGTCTACCCAAAGACAGTTACCTGTTCTTGATGGTCACTCTACAGGACAATTTCTAAACTGAATACAAATTAACATTAAACACCAAAGGCTACCGAAAGCTCCTTTTCagcgtgtacgtttccacttcgtGTCATTTTATACCACAAATACCGGGTAAAAATGACAATTCTGCTTTATTGTTCATTTCTTTTTACCATCAATGTATCAGTCAAACAAAAGGCAGGTTACAAAAAATCGTAATTATTTATGCAGCCTTTCGTTTGGGATTATCTTGGTCCCTGGTGTCAGACAGTAAGGCCCCTCTCTAATGAGGGGCAGCACTGCCCGCCCACAGAGCGGGAGAGCCGGTCCCAGACAGCGTGTGGAGGGGCTGCGCTGTCTCTGCAGGGCTCCCAGCGCTACTTCCTCCCAAAAGCgatggggagaggcagcagcaccgCATCTCCAGGTGGCTGCTGGAGGCGACAACAGCGAGGGAGACACTTGAGGCTAACAAAGAGATACTGCTAAAAGTCTACCTCTTGTGAACTTCTAAGAGAGAAGCAACACTCGCTGGAAGAAGAGTATTAGAGAAAAGCAAATTTAAGGAGGAGAACTGGCTTTGGTTTTGCAGTGTAATTACAACCATTGTAGCAACTTTAAGAACTGaaggaaacatttcaaaactgGATGGTCAGTTCTGGCTTGGCCAGCACAGGAGACTACATTGCATACAAGGTCTctgcaaaacatgaaaaaaagaacaaaacaaagtaagGCTTACACATCGTTAAGTTCAGCTACTCTTCCCAGAAACTCTTCATACGTTAGGAAACCACTTTCTTGAACCAAAGAGGCATGCTTTGCTACTTTTTCTGGCAACTTGTTAATTACAGTTTGTGTGTGGTTTGAAATCTGTTGACCCATAGTGAAGCTCTTCACCTCAGTTCCGTAGAAAGAAGTTCTCATTCACTTGTAGAGTctctgacaaaaatattttagagttaCATTTGTGTGTTTTATGAATGCCTACTCCCTCATTTTCTTTTAGTGGAAGAGTTTAGCTACCCATTAACCAGTCTAATTATTCTACACTAACTCAACTTGAACAGTCAAAtcagaaagaaagcagaacaCTTCGAAGAGACTGGAATATGGCACTAACAAgttaagaaaaatgtattattctgTTTACAGCAATATTTATATTAAGTAATTTTTTCATGCGGGATTTTTCGCCTCCTCCtccacacacacataaatatgtCCAATGGGAAGGAAAATCTTAAGTCAACAATGGTAATTTAGACAATCTTTGTTCTTCCTAAATATTTGTGCACACAGAAGTCAGAAGGTCTACAAATAGCATATCACCGTGTATACACAGACACGGCATCAGGCATCAGCTTTCTTACATCAGAGTGACACTGGCAGATCAAAGGAACTCTTACAGCACCCTTAAACTGG from Athene noctua chromosome 14, bAthNoc1.hap1.1, whole genome shotgun sequence includes these protein-coding regions:
- the RNF141 gene encoding RING finger protein 141, which gives rise to MRTSFYGTEVKSFTMGQQISNHTQTVINKLPEKVAKHASLVQESGFLTYEEFLGRVAELNDVTAKLASGQDKHLLFEVQPGSDSSAFWKVVVRIICTKINKTSGIVETSRILNLYQFIQLYKDITGQAAGVLAQSGTSGEGAENLTTVSSCQASLWMGRVKQLTDEEECCICMDGRADLILPCAHSFCQKCIDKWSDRHRSCPVCRRQVSGAGDSWVVSDAPTEDDIATYILNMVDEVGQPHRP